A part of Cydia amplana chromosome 24, ilCydAmpl1.1, whole genome shotgun sequence genomic DNA contains:
- the LOC134659344 gene encoding histone H2A-like yields the protein MDSKKKNKTRSSKAGIIFPVGRIHRLLKNGNYARKVGVGAAVYLAGVAEYLAAEILELAAQAAQDNSRSRVAPRHILLAVKNDDELRKLLAGVVISEGGVLPSIRKELLPKKTNKPGSQED from the coding sequence ATGGactcaaagaaaaaaaacaagacCCGCTCTTCAAAGGCTGGGATCATTTTCCCCGTCGGCCGCATCCATCGGCTGCTAAAAAACGGGAACTATGCGAGGAAAGTCGGCGTTGGAGCAGCTGTGTACCTCGCTGGGGTTGCAGAGTATTTGGCAGCTGAGATTCTGGAGTTAGCAGCGCAAGCGGCCCAGGATAATAGCAGAAGTCGGGTAGCTCCGCGCCATATCCTGCTAGCAGTCAAGAATGATGATGAGCTCCGGAAACTCCTGGCTGGCGTCGTTATCTCTGAAGGCGGGGTGCTGCCCTCCATACGTAAGGAGCTGCTGCCGAAGAAGACGAATAAACCGGGGTCGCAAGAAGATTGA